In Triticum aestivum cultivar Chinese Spring chromosome 5B, IWGSC CS RefSeq v2.1, whole genome shotgun sequence, the following proteins share a genomic window:
- the LOC123113846 gene encoding photosystem I reaction center subunit II, chloroplastic produces the protein MAMATQASAATRHLITAAWSPSAKPRPATLAMPSSARGPAPLCAAASDTPAPAAPPAEPAPAGFVPPQLDPSTPSPIFGGSTGGLLRKAQVEEFYVITWTSPKEQVFEMPTGGAAIMREGPNLLKLARKEQCLALGNRLRSKYKIAYQFYRVFPNGEVQYLHPKDGVYPEKVNAGRQGVGQNFRSIGKNVSPIEVKFTGKNSFDI, from the coding sequence atggccatggccacgCAAGCCTCGGCGGCGACGCGCCACCTGATCACCGCGGCCTGGTCGCCCTCCGCCAAGCCCCGCCCCGCCACCCTCGCCATGCCATCCTCCGCCCGCGGCCCGGCCCCGCTCTGCGCCGCGGCCTCGGACACCCCCGCCCCAGCGGCGCCGCCGGCGGAGCCCGCCCCCGCGGGCTTCGTGCCGCCGCAGCTGGACCCGTCCACCCCGTCCCCGATCTTCGGCGGCAGCACGGGCGGCCTCCTCCGCAAGGCCCAGGTCGAGGAGTTCTACGTCATCACCTGGACCTCCCCCAAGGAGCAGGTCTTCGAGATGCCCACTGGCGGCGCCGCCATCATGCGCGAGGGGCCCAACCTCCTCAAGCTCGCCCGCAAGGAGCAGTGCCTCGCCCTCGGCAACCGCCTCCGCTCCAAGTACAAGATCGCCTACCAGTTCTACCGCGTCTTCCCCAACGGCGAGGTGCAGTACCTCCACCCCAAGGACGGCGTCTACCCGGAGAAGGTCAACGCCGGCAGGCAGGGCGTGGGGCAGAACTTCCGCAGCATCGGCAAGAACGTCAGCCCCATCGAGGTCAAGTTCACCGGCAAGAACTCCTTCGACATCTAA